The DNA sequence CCGGTGCGGTTTTCAACGAGCGGCCGCTGGAGATCGCGTATCACGGGCGCGAGCGCGACGAACCGAGCACGCGGGTGATCCACCCCTACCGCCTGGTGCACTATCGCGACAACTGGTATGTGATCGCCTGGTGCGAGCGTGCACGGGATCTACGCACCTTCGCGCTCGACCGCATCCGCAAAGCACGGCCCGCAGACACGGCCTTTCACAATAGTAACCCGCGCACCCTGCGCCATCATATCGGGGCGAGCTTCGGCATCTTCACCGGGGCCGCACGCGACTGGGCGGTGCTGCGCTTCACCGCGGAACGTGCCCGCTGGGTCGCCGACGAGACCTGGCACCCCGACCAGATCGGCGTCTGGCAGGACGGGGCCTACGAGCTCCAAGTGCCCTATTCCGACCCGCGCGAGCTGGCGATGGACATCCTGAAATACGGCCCGGACGTCGAGGTCATCGCCCCGGAAGATCTCCGCGGACTCGTCGCCGAACGCCTTCGCGCCGCCGCGAGACTGTATCGGGTCCAATAGCATAAAGGTCGCACGTCGCGACACTCCCTTCACCCGCTGGCGGGGGAGGGGCGAGGGTGAGTGCATTGACCGGGGCCGTGCACTCCCCCCCTCCCCAACCCCTCCCCCGTTCTGGGGGAGGGGGATTTTCATCGCCAGGGGTAGCGCAGGGCCATCACAGTTCACGTGCAACACGACGGCTTGCGTCCGGGGCGACGTGCAGAACGGACAAGCGCAAGCGTCCTCCGCAGTTCGGCGTTCGCACCAGCCCCCACGCCTGACATGACCCACGAACCGACCGACTTCGACGCAGAGCCATGGATCTCCTATGCTCTCCGGGCGGGCATTTCCCCTTCGAACCCCGCCCGGCCCGGCATCCGGGTGGGCAGCAACCAAGG is a window from the Thioalkalivibrio paradoxus ARh 1 genome containing:
- a CDS encoding helix-turn-helix transcriptional regulator, whose protein sequence is MNRADRLFQLHGLLRAARYPVAFDTLRDKLEVSAATLKRDIRYLRDHMEAPILYDRRYNGYRYDPNAPEFELPGIWFNETELYALLAMEQLLDAVQPGLLGNSIGPLKTKVRKLLGEGGQQADLVASRVCLQPMAVRRTNDAVFGQLSGAVFNERPLEIAYHGRERDEPSTRVIHPYRLVHYRDNWYVIAWCERARDLRTFALDRIRKARPADTAFHNSNPRTLRHHIGASFGIFTGAARDWAVLRFTAERARWVADETWHPDQIGVWQDGAYELQVPYSDPRELAMDILKYGPDVEVIAPEDLRGLVAERLRAAARLYRVQ